One Miscanthus floridulus cultivar M001 chromosome 11, ASM1932011v1, whole genome shotgun sequence DNA window includes the following coding sequences:
- the LOC136492530 gene encoding virulence-associated membrane protein 2-like produces the protein MLSARPAGAHGASRGRTGPAGDALAAGVGHRRAWRGGDGGARPPGEAGDDAAPTTTAFGGPGCCSGGAGTGQGPPPAARGWEGAGYDGAVTGRGRRRGCGGEGDRRRREEGDAGRAGERKG, from the coding sequence ATGCTCTCTGCACGGCCGGCAGGGGCGCACGGGGCCAGCCGGGGGCGCACAGGGCCGGCCGGGGACGCGCTGGCCGCGGGGGTGGGCCACCGGCGGGCGTGGCGAGGGGGCGACGGCGGTGCCCGACCACCGGGCGAGGCGGGGGACGACGCGGCCCCGACGACGACGGCTTTCGGCGGGCCGGGCTGCTGCTCCGGCGGTGCGGGGACGGGGCAGGGGCCACCTCCGGCGGCGCGGGGATGGGAGGGGGCGGGCTACGACGGCGCGGTGACGGGGCGGGGGCGGAGGAGAGGCTGCGGCGGAGAGGGGGACCGGCGGCGGCGAGAGGAAGGGGATGCGGGGCGCGCGGGCGAGAGGAAAGGCTAA
- the LOC136492529 gene encoding uncharacterized protein gives MGRRSQNQVTREWIQKTEDFLDKAFGVGAQAATEVWCPCSECANRNRKTRKVIEERLCKFGFTPDYTRWVCHGEGHRIRDEALRPRLEEFDSDGGVPDMMDDFHQAHFGVRCTDETEEQEPEETARAFYRMMESAKRPLHDKTNVSQLDAIGRLMGLKSMHNMSRDCFDSMLAVFGTLLPADHALPKNMYESVKLLKALKMPYEQIHTCENGCVLFRKEHAEAKYCPKCKSSRYVEVESSDGQKKQLGIPMKVLWYLSFIPRLQRLFMSEESAKQMTWHKNGIRYNPDKMVHPSDGEAWQTFDGIYADKALQSRNRQSAASNDPNLLVNSPGSHAAPSQPGPSP, from the exons atgggccgccgTAGTCAGAATCAGGTCACTCGTGAATGGATACAAAAGACTGAGGATTTCTTGGATAAAGCATTTGGTGTGGGTGCTCAAGCAGCGACAGAGGTGtggtgtccctgcagcgaatgtgcaaacaggaatagGAAAACCAGGAAGGTCATTGAGGAACGTCTTTGCAAGTTTGGGTTTACgccagactatacccggtgggtgtgcCATGGTGAAGGACATCGTATTAGAGATGAGGCATTGAGGCCACGCTTGGAGGAGTTTGATAGTGATGGCGGGGTACCAGACATGATGGATGACTTCCACCAAGCACACTTCGGTGTACGATGTACGGACGAAACCGAGGAGCAGGAGCCAGAGGAAACCGCAAGGGCATTCTATCGCATGATGGAGTCGGCTAAGAGGCCCCTTCATGACAAGACAAATGTTTCTCAActcgatgccattggacgcttaatggggttaaaGTCCATGCATAACATGAGTCGAGACTGCTTCGATAGTATGCTGGCAGTTTTTGGGACCCTGCTTCCGGCAGATCACGCGCTGCCGAAGAACATGTACGAGTCAGTGAAGCTCCTCAAAgctcttaagatgccgtatgagcagatacacacTTGTGAGAATGGGTGCGTcctctttaggaaagaacacgcggaagcaaagtactgtccaaagtgtaagtcctctaggtatgtggaggtagaatctAGTGATGGGCAGAAGAAGCAGCTTggaatccccatgaaagtcctatggTACCTTTCATTCATACCGagactccaacggctattcatgagcgaggagtccgcaaaacagatgacatggcacaaaaatggcatccgatacaatcctgacaagatggtacatccatcagatggtgaagcatggcaaaCATTTGATGGCATTTATGCTGACAAAGCTCTACAGTCTCGTAAT CGTCAGTCGGCGGCGTCGAACGACCCTAACCTTCTCGTCAACTCCCCAGGATCGCACGCGGCGCCTTCTCAGCCCGGACCGTCGCCGTGA